From the Phoenix dactylifera cultivar Barhee BC4 chromosome 10, palm_55x_up_171113_PBpolish2nd_filt_p, whole genome shotgun sequence genome, one window contains:
- the LOC103697994 gene encoding galacturonosyltransferase 8-like isoform X1, with translation MAISDRNPRLIPQRNPNRRVRRFLLLPAAAAVLFLLSTTITSSSSTAAADEGAMVISSDPYFAGLPIHRRSVLAVRSDPLRERANLIRKQAGDHAALAAAYASYARKLKLENSKQVRLFAELSQNFSALLGAARPLLDPAAPLDEASLRRFEHEVKDRIRASRQLITDAKDAFDNQLKIQKLKDTIFAVNEQLSKAKKQGAFSSLIAAKSIPKSLHCLAMRLMEKRIAHPDRYADPPSPPPELEDPRLYHYAIFSDNVLAASVVVNSAVRNAKEPWKHVFHVVTDRMNLGAMQVMFRLKDYNGAHIEVKAVENYNFLNSSYVPVLRQLESANLQKFYFENKLENATKDTTNMKFRNPKYLSMLNHLRFYLPEMYPKLHRILFLDDDVVVQRDLTGLWKIDMDGKVNGAVETCFGSFHRYAQYMNFSHPLIKERFNPKACGWAYGMNFFDLDAWRREKCTEQYHYWQNLNENRTLWKLGTLPPGLITFYSTTKPLDKSWHVLGLGYNPSISMEEIRNAAVVHFNGNMKPWLDIAMNQFRHLWTKYVDYEMEFIHQCNFAS, from the exons ATGGCGATCTCCGACCGAAACCCTCGATTGATTCCGCAGCGAAACCCTAATCGCCGGGTCCGgcgcttcctcctcctccccgccgccgccgccgtcctcttcctcctctccaccaccatcacctcctcctcctccaccgccgCCGCGGATGAGGGAGCCATGGTTATCTCCTCAGATCCGTACTTCGCCGGGCTTCCGATACACCGGCGATCGGTCCTTGCTGTCCGATCGGACCCCCTTCGGGAGCGCGCGAACCTGATCCGCAAGCAGGCTGGCGACCACGCGGCCCTCGCGGCGGCGTACGCCTCGTATGCTCGCAAGCTCAAGCTGGAGAACTCGAAGCAGGTGCGTCTCTTCGCGGAGCTCAGCCAGAACTTTTCCGCCCTCCTCGGCGCTGCCCGGCCCCTCCTCGACCCCGCCGCCCCGCTCGATGAGGCCTCCCTCCGCCGCTTCGAGCACGAGGTCAAGGACCGCATCCGCGCCTCCCGGCAGCTCATCACCGACGCCAAGGACGCCTTCGACAACCAGCTCAAGATCCAGAAGCTCAAAGACACCATCTTTGCCGTCAACGAGCAGCTCTCCAAGGCCAAGAAGCAGGGCGCCTTCTCCAGCCTCATCGCCGCCAAATCCATCCCCAAGAGCCTCCACTGCCTCGCGATGCGCCTCATGGAGAAGCGCATCGCCCACCCTGACCGCTACGCCgaccccccctcccctccccccgAGCTCGAGGACCCCCGCCTCTACCACTATGCTATATTCTCCGACAACGTCCTCGCCGCCTCAGTCGTCGTCAACTCTGCGGTCCGCAATGCCAAGGAGCCCTGGAAGCATGTCTTCCATGTCGTCACCGACCGCATGAACCTCGGTGCCATGCAGGTCATGTTCCGCCTCAAAGACTACAATGGCGCTCACATCGAGGTCAAGGCCGTCGAGAATTACAACTTTCTCAACTCCTCGTACGTGCCCGTCCTCCGCCAGCTCGAGTCTGCCAACCTCCAAAAGTTCTACTTCGAGAACAAGCTTGAGAACGCCACCAAGGACACCACCAACATGAAGTTCAGGAACCCCAAGTACTTGTCTATGCTTAACCATCTCAGATTCTACTTGCCGGAGATGTACCCCAAGCTGCACCGGATTCTGTTCTTGGACGACGATGTGGTGGTGCAGCGGGACCTCACAGGGCTGTGGAAGATTGATATGGATGGGAAGGTGAATGGGGCGGTGGAGACGTGCTTTGGGTCGTTCCACCGGTATGCCCAGTACATGAACTTCTCGCACCCATTGATCAAGGAGAGGTTCAATCCAAAGGCTTGCGGTTGGGCATATGGGATGAACTTCTTCGATCTTGATGCATGGAGGAGGGAGAAGTGTACTGAGCAGTACCATTACTGGCAGAATCTG AATGAGAACCGAACCTTGTGGAAATTGGGAACCCTGCCACCAGGCTTGATCACATTTTACTCAACAACGAAACCCTTAGACAAATCTTGGCATGTGCTTGGGCTTGGATATAATCCAAGCATAAGCATGGAAGAGATAAGGAATGCTGCTGTCGTCCATTTCAATGGGAATATGAAACCCTGGCTAGATATTGCCATGAACCAGTTCCGACACCTCTGGACAAAGTATGTGGACTACGAAATGGAGTTTATTCACCAATGTAATTTTGCATCATAG
- the LOC103697994 gene encoding galacturonosyltransferase 8-like isoform X2, protein MAISDRNPRLIPQRNPNRRVRRFLLLPAAAAVLFLLSTTITSSSSTAAADEGAMVISSDPYFAGLPIHRRSVLAVRSDPLRERANLIRKQAGDHAALAAAYASYARKLKLENSKQVRLFAELSQNFSALLGAARPLLDPAAPLDEASLRRFEHEVKDRIRASRQLITDAKDAFDNQLKIQKLKDTIFAVNEQLSKAKKQGAFSSLIAAKSIPKSLHCLAMRLMEKRIAHPDRYADPPSPPPELEDPRLYHYAIFSDNVLAASVVVNSAVRNAKEPWKHVFHVVTDRMNLGAMQVMFRLKDYNGAHIEVKAVENYNFLNSSYVPVLRQLESANLQKFYFENKLENATKDTTNMKFRNPKYLSMLNHLRFYLPEMYPKLHRILFLDDDVVVQRDLTGLWKIDMDGKVNGAVETCFGSFHRYAQYMNFSHPLIKERFNPKACGWAYGMNFFDLDAWRREKCTEQYHYWQNLVSGYLLCWLTCGYICAFCS, encoded by the exons ATGGCGATCTCCGACCGAAACCCTCGATTGATTCCGCAGCGAAACCCTAATCGCCGGGTCCGgcgcttcctcctcctccccgccgccgccgccgtcctcttcctcctctccaccaccatcacctcctcctcctccaccgccgCCGCGGATGAGGGAGCCATGGTTATCTCCTCAGATCCGTACTTCGCCGGGCTTCCGATACACCGGCGATCGGTCCTTGCTGTCCGATCGGACCCCCTTCGGGAGCGCGCGAACCTGATCCGCAAGCAGGCTGGCGACCACGCGGCCCTCGCGGCGGCGTACGCCTCGTATGCTCGCAAGCTCAAGCTGGAGAACTCGAAGCAGGTGCGTCTCTTCGCGGAGCTCAGCCAGAACTTTTCCGCCCTCCTCGGCGCTGCCCGGCCCCTCCTCGACCCCGCCGCCCCGCTCGATGAGGCCTCCCTCCGCCGCTTCGAGCACGAGGTCAAGGACCGCATCCGCGCCTCCCGGCAGCTCATCACCGACGCCAAGGACGCCTTCGACAACCAGCTCAAGATCCAGAAGCTCAAAGACACCATCTTTGCCGTCAACGAGCAGCTCTCCAAGGCCAAGAAGCAGGGCGCCTTCTCCAGCCTCATCGCCGCCAAATCCATCCCCAAGAGCCTCCACTGCCTCGCGATGCGCCTCATGGAGAAGCGCATCGCCCACCCTGACCGCTACGCCgaccccccctcccctccccccgAGCTCGAGGACCCCCGCCTCTACCACTATGCTATATTCTCCGACAACGTCCTCGCCGCCTCAGTCGTCGTCAACTCTGCGGTCCGCAATGCCAAGGAGCCCTGGAAGCATGTCTTCCATGTCGTCACCGACCGCATGAACCTCGGTGCCATGCAGGTCATGTTCCGCCTCAAAGACTACAATGGCGCTCACATCGAGGTCAAGGCCGTCGAGAATTACAACTTTCTCAACTCCTCGTACGTGCCCGTCCTCCGCCAGCTCGAGTCTGCCAACCTCCAAAAGTTCTACTTCGAGAACAAGCTTGAGAACGCCACCAAGGACACCACCAACATGAAGTTCAGGAACCCCAAGTACTTGTCTATGCTTAACCATCTCAGATTCTACTTGCCGGAGATGTACCCCAAGCTGCACCGGATTCTGTTCTTGGACGACGATGTGGTGGTGCAGCGGGACCTCACAGGGCTGTGGAAGATTGATATGGATGGGAAGGTGAATGGGGCGGTGGAGACGTGCTTTGGGTCGTTCCACCGGTATGCCCAGTACATGAACTTCTCGCACCCATTGATCAAGGAGAGGTTCAATCCAAAGGCTTGCGGTTGGGCATATGGGATGAACTTCTTCGATCTTGATGCATGGAGGAGGGAGAAGTGTACTGAGCAGTACCATTACTGGCAGAATCTGGTGAGTGGCTATCTTCTATGTTGGCTGAC TTGTGGCTATATATGTGCTTTCTGTTCATAG